The following nucleotide sequence is from Acetivibrio cellulolyticus CD2.
TATATAGAGTAGCCTTACAAAAAGGAGCGTGTATATGAAGAAAAATAGTGAAATAAACCCTTTGGCTGTAAAAGATGATGAAGATAATCAGAAAATTCTTTACAAAGATCGACAGTCAGAAAGCTTGGGCAAAAGGTTCGTTTATTTTCTTGTGGGATTAGCACTTTTTTGTGGGGGTATTTTTTTGATATTTCAAAATACTACCCTATATACAAATTTTACTCTTCTTGACATAATGGGGTTTACTCCACCTTTTGGTATTGTTCTTATACCTTTTATCATAGGGGTAGGAGTCTTGTTTTTTAATGAAAAGTCAATTATTGGCTGGTTTTTGACCATATTGGGGTTAGTTACGATTGTTTTAGGTATTATTATGGGATTGAAGATATACTTTAAGCCTGTATCACTTTATCAGGGTCTTATAATGTTTGGAATGGCTGCGGCAGGAGCAGGCTTGACGCTAAAGGCTATTTACGGGCGAAAATCATAGAATGCCGACATGGAAAGAGCAAAAAAATCGCCCAAAAACCTCATAGGGCAGTTCAAATAGCTTGCTATCATAATAGTTAGCTTTCCATCTCCGCTAGCTTATAATTCTAGTGGCATTGTCTTTAACCTCATTAACTATATTAACAAATTCCTTTCGCTTATCCTCATCGAACAATTTGATAAAGCTTTGGGGCTTGTCAAAAGGCGGTCTGGTAAGCTCAGCTATGCTCTCAACATAACCATTTTGCTCTATATAGTCAATCACTTTGTTTACAAATGCTATCTGATTTGCATTAAGCTTCTGATCATTTATAAACGAAGAAAAAACTTCCATAGCTGCATTCCTCTCAAGTTTGGCAACCCTTCTTACAAGCAATCCAAAGGGTGTATCATGAAAATTCTTTTCATAATCCTCTTTAGTTCCAAGTTCCCCGGTAAATATTTTTTCCAGCATCTTATAATCGCCTTCACTTAGAGGAATATTGTTTCTCAGTTTGTGAATAGCTATATTATCCTTGTTTTCCTCTATGTATTTGTTGACTTTCAGCTTGTAATTCTCAAAGGTATAGTCAGATTGGAAGCTTTTCATTACTGTGCGTTCCAGATCTACATCTGCAAGGTTTGTATAAATATAATTGCGCCCGTCTAAGACTGCAAATTTCATAAGCTCCCTAAGCTCTGTGCGGATTCTTTCAAAATTTAAAATATCGCATTTATCCCAAAACTCATTTTCCCTCACTTCTTTAAGTAATGGTATTTTTCCCTTAACCTGAGGAAGTGTAGATTTCTTATCCAAAAGTATCGATACTTTTGAAACAACAGTGTTTTTTAACCGTGTAATGCTTTTATTATCTAATTGGGCAAGCATCATGCCATACATCAGATTATCAAATTCAACAGCCTTATCATCATTGTCATCCATAAATACAAGATCTGCAATGTTTTCAATAAGGTCACTCTTATCCTTTTCAGTAAGGCATAGAAAAGCGTCTTTCATCCTGTATTTATCAACAAATTTACGCTTCAATTGCACATCAACCCTCTCAGGCACCAGTGCTAATATCTGTCCAA
It contains:
- a CDS encoding type I restriction-modification enzyme R subunit C-terminal domain-containing protein, which encodes MPDEIPAPEINRFIFNQNTVDNVINDLMTNGLKDASGNRLGKTIIFAQNKTHAQYIVDRFNILYPEYNGEFCKRVVCDDDYAQDLIKQFKNPLKEPHIAVSVDMLDTGIDVREIVNLVFFKRVRSKIKFWQMIGRGTRIRPDLFGKGKDKENFYIFDYLRNFEYFRENKNGIEPTANTSTQASIFAKRVRLIFHMQDSAFSEEQYQRLRNSLIDEVVGQILALVPERVDVQLKRKFVDKYRMKDAFLCLTEKDKSDLIENIADLVFMDDNDDKAVEFDNLMYGMMLAQLDNKSITRLKNTVVSKVSILLDKKSTLPQVKGKIPLLKEVRENEFWDKCDILNFERIRTELRELMKFAVLDGRNYIYTNLADVDLERTVMKSFQSDYTFENYKLKVNKYIEENKDNIAIHKLRNNIPLSEGDYKMLEKIFTGELGTKEDYEKNFHDTPFGLLVRRVAKLERNAAMEVFSSFINDQKLNANQIAFVNKVIDYIEQNGYVESIAELTRPPFDKPQSFIKLFDEDKRKEFVNIVNEVKDNATRIIS